A single Myxocyprinus asiaticus isolate MX2 ecotype Aquarium Trade chromosome 50, UBuf_Myxa_2, whole genome shotgun sequence DNA region contains:
- the LOC127438635 gene encoding ubiquitin carboxyl-terminal hydrolase isozyme L5, whose protein sequence is MRECISLISLALSLHKNNYSLQLKIKLEMAGSAGEWCLMESDPGVFTELIKGFGCKGAQVEEIWSMEPENFENLKPVHGLIFLFKWQPGEEPAGSIVQDSRLDQIFFAKQVINNACATQAIVSVLLNCTHPDMHLGETLTEFKEFSHSFDAAMKGLALSNSEVIRQVHNSFARQQMFEFDAKSSSKEEDAFHFVSYVPVDGRLYELDGLREGPIDLGACNQDDWISVVRPVIEKRIQKYSEGEIRFNLMAIVSDRKMIYEKKIVELQAQLTEEEPMDTDQSGNHLSSIQSEIAKYQLLIDEENQKLKRYKIENIRRKHNYLPFIMELLKTLAEYQQLIPLVEKAKEKQSAKKVQEAK, encoded by the exons ATGCGTGAATGTATCAGTCTCATTAGCCTCGCTTTATCACTACACAAGAACAATTAcagtttacaattaaaaataaaattagaaatGGCGGGAAGCGCTGGAGAATGGTGTCTTATGGAAAGTGACCCGGGAGTTTTTACAGAGCTGATCAAAGGATTTG GGTGCAAAGGTGCACAGGTCGAAGAGATATGGAGCATGGAACCAGAGAACTTTGAAAATCTCAA GCCTGTTCATGGTCTGATTTTCCTCTTCAAGTGGCAACCGGGCGAGGAGCCAGCAGGGTCAATAGTTCAAGACTCAAGGCTGGATCAAATTTTCTTTGCCAAGCAG GTTATCAATAATGCCTGCGCAACCCAAGCAATCGTCAGCGTGTTGTTAAACTGCACACATCCTGATATGCATCTTGGGGAAACGCTGACAGAATTTAAAGAGTTTTCACACAGTTTCGATGCTGCA ATGAAGGGTCTTGCTCTCAGTAACTCTGAAGTGATTCGACAAGTTCACAACAGCTTTGCCAG ACAGCAGATGTTTGAGTTTGACGCTAAGTCATCGTCTAAAGAAGAAGATGCTTTTCACTTTGTGAGCTATGTTCCTGTTGATGGCAGACTGTATGAGTTGGATGGGCTTCGTGAAGGACCCATTGATCTAG GTGCATGTAACCAGGATGATTGGATCAGTGTTGTACGGCCGGTCATTGAGAAAAGGATACAGAA ATACAGTGAGGGAGAGATTCGTTTCAACTTGATGGCTATTGTATCGGACCGCAAGATGATTTATGAAAAAAAGATTGTTGAACTTCAGGCTCAGCTTACAGAA GAAGAGCCAATGGACACAGACCAGAGTGGAAATCATCTTAGCTCCATCCAATCAGAGATCGCCAAATATCAGCTCCTGATTGACGAAGAGAACCAAAAGCTTAAAAGATACAAA ATTGAAAACATCAGAAGGAAGCACAACTACTTGCCCTTTATTATGGAGTTACTGAAGACATTGGCTGAATATCAGCAGCTGATACCTTTAGTTGAAAAG GCAAAGGAAAAACAAAGTGCTAAAAAAGTACAAGAAGCGAAGTAA